A genomic window from Candidatus Obscuribacterales bacterium includes:
- a CDS encoding alpha/beta fold hydrolase, giving the protein MSNSTIKNRPFEPFPLLSNGHLMTIVPTLIPRKFPKLADSERRRIFEVSPGVKLLAHCHWQHEKLKHPTLILVHGLEGSADSHSVLGVTVKALARGFNVVRMNMRNCGGTFHMTPTLYDSGMSHDVLWIIDALRKEGLKEICLAGWSMGGNIVLKAAAELADDGPNKLTAVCAISPAIDLPTCITILQKGFNRIYERHFLTGLKALLRKKASIFPGIFDVSNLDKINSLKEFDQTYTAYYGGWGTAETYYEKASALPVMHQIRVPTLVIQAKDDPLIPFCSFESPALQSEYITLIATEHGGHGGFLQKEPEQETDFDLFWAENRTISFLKSKTSQAFSKPYLEFI; this is encoded by the coding sequence ATGTCGAATTCAACCATCAAAAATCGCCCATTTGAACCGTTCCCGCTTTTAAGCAATGGTCATTTGATGACTATTGTGCCGACTCTAATTCCGCGCAAATTCCCAAAACTGGCCGACAGCGAGAGAAGACGGATTTTTGAAGTGTCGCCTGGCGTTAAGTTATTGGCGCACTGTCACTGGCAGCATGAAAAGTTAAAGCACCCGACACTCATTCTTGTGCATGGATTGGAAGGTTCTGCTGATTCTCATTCTGTGCTTGGCGTCACAGTCAAAGCATTAGCTCGCGGCTTCAATGTAGTGCGCATGAACATGCGTAATTGCGGCGGCACATTCCACATGACTCCGACGCTTTACGATTCAGGGATGAGTCATGACGTGCTTTGGATTATCGATGCGTTACGCAAAGAAGGATTGAAGGAAATTTGTCTTGCCGGTTGGTCCATGGGAGGCAATATCGTTCTGAAAGCAGCAGCGGAATTAGCCGACGATGGTCCAAACAAATTGACAGCAGTTTGCGCAATTTCTCCGGCTATTGATTTGCCGACTTGCATTACCATTTTGCAAAAGGGATTCAATCGAATTTACGAAAGACATTTTCTCACTGGGCTAAAAGCGCTCTTGCGCAAAAAGGCATCAATATTTCCAGGTATCTTCGATGTCTCCAATTTAGACAAGATCAATTCACTCAAAGAGTTTGATCAAACTTACACCGCCTATTACGGCGGTTGGGGAACAGCCGAGACTTATTACGAAAAGGCATCAGCACTTCCTGTAATGCATCAAATTCGCGTGCCGACTTTAGTCATTCAAGCAAAAGATGATCCGCTAATTCCGTTTTGTTCTTTTGAATCGCCGGCTTTACAAAGTGAATACATTACTTTGATTGCCACCGAGCATGGCGGTCACGGTGGTTTTCTCCAAAAGGAACCGGAACAAGAAACTGATTTTGATTTATTTTGGGCAGAAAATCGCACTATCAGCTTCCTGAAAAGCAAGACTAGTCAAGCGTTTAGCAAGCCTTATTTAGAGTTTATCTGA
- the pyk gene encoding pyruvate kinase yields MRRTKIIATIGPSCLTREKLEELIRAGVNVARLNCSHMEHESAARIIADLRELSSKHNRAVGILLDLAGPKIRTRKLVNSEPVELVDGQKFVLTNRKIEGTKDIVSVNYEKLPQEVKAGDHILLDDGLIELRVTATDATEVECQVVTGGLLKEKKGLNLPGVRLSIPSMTEKDMEDLRFGLEHEVDFVALSFVRDADDIKALRELVADHWPPVSIIAKLEKPEALEELDEILDLADGVMIARGDLGVELPPEEVPPVQKLITRKANAKGKPVITATQMLESMIEHPRPTRAEASDVANAIFDGTDAVMLSGETAAGEYPIEAVQIMDRIAIAAEASMDFKKLHQHDLPTSAHAIAHAACAMAVDMKAKAIAAFTKSGATARLISQFRPPGPIIALTQQTHVYNQLSLYWGVTPVMLTEVSDSESTLSMVENTLLKKGFVWPGDSLIITGGLPIAARGPANFVKLSLIPPKQIPAQVFKGI; encoded by the coding sequence ATGCGCAGAACTAAAATCATTGCCACCATTGGCCCCTCATGCTTGACTCGCGAAAAGCTGGAAGAGTTAATTCGCGCCGGAGTAAATGTCGCCCGACTTAATTGCTCGCACATGGAGCACGAATCAGCCGCGCGCATTATTGCCGATCTTCGTGAGTTAAGCAGCAAGCACAATCGAGCAGTCGGCATTTTGCTTGACCTAGCAGGTCCGAAAATTCGCACACGAAAACTGGTCAATAGCGAGCCTGTTGAATTGGTTGATGGACAAAAATTTGTCCTAACCAATCGCAAGATCGAAGGCACAAAAGATATCGTCAGCGTCAACTATGAGAAACTTCCACAAGAAGTAAAAGCAGGAGATCACATTCTTCTGGATGACGGGCTAATCGAATTGCGCGTTACAGCTACGGACGCCACCGAAGTGGAGTGCCAGGTCGTCACCGGCGGTCTGCTCAAAGAGAAGAAGGGACTCAACTTACCTGGAGTACGTTTGTCTATTCCATCCATGACCGAGAAAGACATGGAAGACTTGCGCTTCGGGCTTGAGCACGAAGTAGATTTTGTTGCCTTGTCATTCGTACGTGACGCAGATGACATCAAAGCGTTACGCGAATTAGTGGCGGATCACTGGCCGCCTGTTTCCATCATAGCCAAACTGGAAAAACCGGAAGCCTTGGAAGAACTCGATGAGATTCTTGATTTAGCCGACGGTGTCATGATCGCTCGTGGCGATCTCGGAGTTGAGCTTCCGCCTGAAGAAGTGCCGCCAGTACAAAAACTCATCACTCGCAAAGCAAATGCCAAAGGCAAGCCTGTAATTACCGCTACGCAGATGCTGGAATCCATGATCGAACATCCACGTCCCACCCGCGCGGAGGCATCCGATGTAGCCAACGCAATCTTCGATGGCACCGATGCTGTCATGCTATCAGGTGAAACCGCCGCCGGCGAATATCCAATCGAAGCCGTGCAAATCATGGACCGCATTGCAATCGCTGCTGAAGCAAGTATGGATTTCAAAAAGCTTCACCAACACGATTTACCGACATCAGCGCACGCCATTGCCCACGCCGCCTGCGCCATGGCCGTAGACATGAAAGCCAAAGCCATAGCAGCATTCACCAAGTCCGGCGCCACCGCCCGACTCATCTCACAATTCCGTCCACCAGGTCCAATCATCGCGTTGACCCAACAGACACACGTGTACAACCAACTCTCACTTTACTGGGGTGTAACGCCAGTGATGTTGACCGAAGTCTCTGACTCCGAATCAACACTCTCCATGGTTGAAAACACACTGCTCAAAAAAGGCTTCGTATGGCCCGGCGATTCTCTGATCATCACCGGCGGCCTCCCAATCGCCGCCCGCGGCCCCGCCAACTTCGTCAAACTCTCACTTATTCCGCCTAAGCAAATTCCGGCACAGGTCTTTAAGGGGATTTAG
- a CDS encoding MarR family transcriptional regulator produces MVTRPIEEKPERTHDAVLLYIKRRGEMTVGDLCDVLEITSMAVRRHLVGLQKEGLITSRIEKKQRGRPTYRYSLTPKAQTLFPSGYESLANDLLDAVFEKDGAAGVMELLEFRNKKVVQRLRVELEGKDVSEKISAVAKFFSESGFMTEWEALPDGNFIIYQRHCAVHDLAKQYRQLCGLEPKLIEDILGLKVTRQQYMLNNDPVCGYMVNPAEA; encoded by the coding sequence ATGGTCACAAGACCCATCGAAGAAAAGCCGGAACGCACTCATGATGCGGTTCTTCTGTACATTAAGCGCCGCGGCGAAATGACCGTAGGCGACCTCTGTGATGTCCTGGAAATCACGTCCATGGCGGTTCGCAGGCATTTGGTCGGCTTGCAAAAAGAGGGTCTAATTACCTCGCGCATTGAGAAAAAACAGCGCGGCAGACCGACTTACCGCTATAGCCTGACGCCAAAGGCTCAAACTCTATTTCCTTCCGGTTATGAGAGTCTCGCAAACGATCTATTAGATGCAGTTTTCGAGAAAGACGGCGCTGCCGGTGTCATGGAATTGCTGGAATTCCGGAATAAGAAAGTAGTCCAAAGACTTCGTGTAGAACTCGAGGGAAAAGACGTCTCTGAAAAGATTTCCGCTGTTGCAAAATTCTTCTCCGAAAGCGGTTTTATGACCGAGTGGGAAGCGCTGCCGGACGGCAATTTCATCATCTATCAGAGACACTGCGCTGTGCATGATCTAGCAAAGCAGTACAGACAATTATGTGGGCTGGAGCCGAAGCTTATCGAGGATATCCTCGGGCTTAAGGTGACGCGCCAACAATATATGTTGAATAACGATCCCGTCTGCGGCTACATGGTCAACCCAGCGGAAGCTTAG
- the kdsA gene encoding 3-deoxy-8-phosphooctulonate synthase, which yields MNVKVADFELGANKPLLIIAGPCVIESWEIIYNTASAMKDLSKELNFPLVFKASFDKANRTANDSFRGPGLEEGLKMLAEIKNKLGLPILSDVHEVGQCEPAGKVLDVIQIPAFLCRQTDLVVAAAKTGKAVNIKKGQFVAPKDMLKSVEKVNSVGNLNAFVTERGTTFGYNNLVVDMRAIPMIQEAGCPVVFDATHSVQLPSAGGAVSGGLRQYIPYLTKAAIAAGCQGLFMEVHPNPDKAKSDGATQIPLAQVKDLMSQWLKLHALIQTQPEIVLPQQGHCVEVALTR from the coding sequence GTGAACGTTAAAGTTGCCGATTTTGAATTGGGCGCAAACAAGCCGCTTTTGATAATTGCCGGACCATGCGTTATTGAATCTTGGGAGATTATCTATAACACCGCATCGGCTATGAAGGACTTGTCCAAAGAACTGAACTTTCCTCTCGTGTTCAAAGCTTCGTTCGATAAAGCAAACAGAACTGCCAACGATTCATTTAGAGGTCCAGGGCTTGAGGAAGGACTGAAGATGTTGGCAGAGATCAAGAATAAACTTGGTTTGCCAATCTTGAGTGATGTTCATGAAGTGGGGCAGTGTGAGCCGGCTGGAAAAGTACTTGATGTAATTCAAATTCCGGCGTTTCTTTGCCGTCAGACGGATTTAGTTGTTGCTGCTGCTAAGACTGGCAAAGCAGTAAACATCAAGAAAGGACAGTTTGTTGCACCGAAAGATATGTTGAAGAGTGTTGAGAAAGTAAATTCAGTTGGTAATCTCAATGCGTTTGTTACCGAGCGTGGTACCACATTTGGTTACAACAACTTGGTTGTCGACATGCGTGCTATCCCGATGATTCAAGAGGCAGGTTGTCCGGTTGTATTTGACGCGACACACAGTGTGCAGTTGCCATCGGCTGGTGGAGCTGTGTCAGGTGGATTGAGACAGTACATTCCGTATTTGACGAAAGCCGCCATTGCCGCCGGATGCCAGGGCTTGTTTATGGAAGTACACCCGAACCCGGACAAGGCAAAGTCCGACGGTGCGACGCAGATACCGCTCGCGCAAGTTAAGGACTTGATGTCGCAGTGGTTGAAGTTGCACGCGTTGATACAGACGCAGCCGGAAATTGTCTTGCCGCAGCAGGGGCATTGCGTTGAAGTCGCGTTGACGCGGTAA
- a CDS encoding DUF167 domain-containing protein, with translation MVISRPYLIQENGISITLHVLPGSSKTAWAGLYGDRLKLKLTEKAIDGAANNALIAFLSRYLDQPKSSITILRGQTNKDKTVFIAGNTKSIMKKLDELLTSDDPNA, from the coding sequence TTGGTTATTTCTCGCCCATATTTGATTCAGGAAAATGGCATAAGCATCACTCTGCATGTTTTGCCGGGCTCATCCAAAACAGCTTGGGCTGGGCTCTATGGCGATAGACTCAAACTCAAACTTACCGAGAAAGCAATCGACGGCGCAGCGAATAATGCACTGATTGCCTTCCTGTCGAGATATCTCGATCAGCCTAAATCTTCTATAACAATTCTGCGTGGACAAACCAACAAAGACAAAACCGTTTTTATTGCAGGCAATACCAAATCGATTATGAAAAAACTTGACGAGCTTCTAACTAGCGACGACCCAAATGCTTAA
- a CDS encoding aspartyl protease family protein → MRRPIIATSLVMALVSSSSGTAWAQTTAVQQQSTPDQQQQNGGDQLTPALQLNLPTAQEVMQQEPDSIDVLVPKVLKAYGGIDQLKQWDTGYALAGKQHVKSASGASNTFAFRQYSKGRKLRIEMRLGEADTLTVYDGKKGWRQQGGQTIELPVRDLKLLHEEADHQLSLLSHWMDPDYHFRLVGRTYFHQVPVMAIEIEKPGSAVVTCFVNPDNNLVIGLAYDTVDPELGTIARVEDDLLMYKPVGETMVPFQHRQQINKQLAFDLNIDEFAFNTRLEDELFTAPQQMEAVHLSQPVTVPFDYYGGEIITKVRINGGEDLDFLVDTGCGQTIIDRKIGAEFLLQKVGQLTVTGASGNLSVATSRVKKLDIGSASLAEVPVSILDLTPQSRRIGRRLAGVLGSNVLSRFAVSIDYGSKAMTLYEAGTVQPAAGAIVVPFAMRQGPVVKGIVDGKFEVQFLIDTGSTFNHLPPNVAKQLASTRVEQTIDAAGLDGNTVKLNAITVESVALGNEIARKIRFAYAADPASATEAKALVRVANMGILGNPFFENYLPVIDFKSQLIFLKGDAKRKSRQEMEALISAGDANLIIDRNYRQAENDYVQVVRIAQRDKDLKEQAIALGRLGNMRRVMSKDLKRPEQGQAAYQYFTKAIGIARQIGDKAVEGRIMADWSLLYSDLGQPMEAKKTIEAGLMLAPNDAQVNVDAAVHYYRSAMYADMRRHVDRALVLEPTNWQALWYKVRLLELYNDVGREHDTLKEILRYYPSSFLAKEKLGKLGD, encoded by the coding sequence ATGAGACGACCGATAATTGCAACTAGTTTAGTAATGGCGCTCGTGTCGTCAAGTTCGGGAACGGCTTGGGCTCAGACAACGGCGGTTCAGCAGCAGTCCACGCCGGATCAACAACAACAAAATGGAGGGGACCAACTTACCCCTGCGTTGCAGTTGAATTTGCCGACGGCGCAGGAAGTTATGCAGCAGGAGCCGGACTCCATTGATGTACTCGTGCCGAAGGTGTTGAAGGCATATGGTGGTATCGATCAGTTAAAGCAGTGGGATACGGGGTATGCGTTAGCAGGCAAGCAACACGTTAAGTCAGCGTCGGGTGCGAGTAACACGTTTGCGTTTAGGCAGTATTCAAAAGGTCGCAAGTTACGTATTGAGATGCGACTTGGCGAGGCAGATACGCTCACTGTTTACGACGGAAAGAAAGGCTGGCGTCAACAGGGTGGGCAAACGATTGAGTTGCCTGTGCGTGACTTGAAGTTGTTGCATGAGGAAGCGGATCATCAATTATCTTTGCTTTCTCATTGGATGGATCCTGATTATCATTTTCGCTTGGTAGGCAGGACTTATTTCCATCAAGTTCCTGTTATGGCAATTGAAATAGAAAAGCCTGGTTCAGCCGTAGTGACGTGCTTCGTGAATCCGGATAACAATCTTGTTATTGGTTTGGCTTACGATACTGTCGATCCTGAGTTGGGAACGATTGCGCGAGTAGAAGATGATCTACTAATGTACAAGCCGGTTGGCGAAACAATGGTGCCTTTTCAACACAGGCAGCAAATTAACAAGCAATTAGCTTTTGATTTGAACATTGATGAATTCGCATTCAATACACGGTTGGAAGACGAGTTGTTTACGGCACCGCAGCAGATGGAAGCGGTTCATTTGTCGCAGCCGGTTACGGTTCCATTTGATTACTACGGTGGAGAAATAATCACCAAGGTCCGAATAAATGGCGGCGAAGATTTGGATTTCCTCGTTGATACCGGTTGCGGACAGACAATTATCGATCGCAAAATTGGAGCCGAGTTTCTGCTGCAGAAAGTTGGACAGTTGACGGTGACCGGTGCATCCGGAAATTTGTCTGTGGCAACATCGCGAGTGAAGAAGTTGGATATTGGATCAGCTTCGCTTGCCGAGGTTCCTGTTTCCATTCTTGATTTGACTCCGCAATCGCGACGCATCGGCAGACGACTAGCCGGCGTGCTTGGGAGTAATGTTCTTTCGCGATTTGCGGTAAGTATTGATTATGGAAGTAAGGCGATGACGCTTTACGAAGCTGGTACTGTGCAGCCTGCTGCCGGCGCCATTGTTGTTCCGTTTGCGATGCGTCAGGGTCCGGTGGTGAAGGGTATTGTTGATGGCAAGTTTGAAGTGCAGTTTTTGATTGATACGGGATCCACTTTCAATCACCTGCCGCCAAATGTAGCGAAGCAACTTGCTAGCACGCGCGTTGAGCAGACGATTGATGCGGCTGGACTTGATGGCAATACGGTAAAACTAAATGCAATTACTGTAGAAAGTGTTGCGCTTGGAAATGAGATTGCGCGCAAGATTCGCTTTGCATATGCCGCTGATCCGGCATCGGCGACTGAAGCAAAAGCTTTAGTGCGTGTTGCTAACATGGGAATTCTCGGGAACCCATTTTTTGAGAATTACTTGCCGGTGATTGATTTCAAATCGCAATTGATATTTTTGAAGGGTGATGCGAAGCGCAAAAGCAGGCAAGAGATGGAAGCGTTAATCTCTGCCGGTGACGCTAATTTGATTATCGATAGAAATTACCGCCAGGCTGAAAATGATTACGTGCAGGTTGTGCGAATTGCGCAGCGCGATAAGGATCTAAAAGAACAGGCGATTGCATTAGGACGCTTGGGGAATATGCGACGTGTGATGTCCAAAGATCTGAAAAGACCGGAGCAGGGGCAAGCGGCGTATCAGTACTTTACGAAAGCAATTGGAATAGCCCGGCAAATCGGTGACAAGGCTGTTGAAGGGCGAATCATGGCTGATTGGTCATTGTTGTATAGCGATCTTGGTCAGCCAATGGAAGCGAAGAAAACAATCGAGGCGGGGCTTATGCTCGCTCCTAACGATGCGCAAGTTAATGTGGATGCGGCGGTGCATTATTATCGATCCGCGATGTATGCAGACATGCGCCGACATGTGGACAGAGCGCTTGTGTTGGAGCCGACCAACTGGCAGGCGTTGTGGTACAAGGTGCGGCTGTTGGAGTTGTATAACGATGTGGGACGCGAGCACGACACGTTGAAAGAGATACTGCGGTATTACCCGTCGTCTTTTTTAGCGAAAGAGAAGTTGGGTAAGTTGGGGGATTAG
- a CDS encoding aminotransferase class V-fold PLP-dependent enzyme: MMQLDLNLEKVRSEWAPPRDGSAYLNTGSCGRKPKVVIESLKKALEQTNINPTYSVFLDQEPWTKARMAASRLFAVDPTSLLIAHSTTQGMQMIMQSFLLKEGDEVVTTNHEHGSTKAILRFLQETRGVKVKTHEIDPLAGSDIFCNGMLDLVGPKTRLVQVSEIDCASGWRPNLNKLVSELEHQSIPLLVDGAHAPGHGQVRPSKYPLWTGSGHKWLCGPNGTGFIYVAPHLVSQLQPLWLSDRVYLGEPTDLLRFEYQGTTDVSRLDGLAEACLLYESLGEEAVFARQRQLVKYLRQALDERFTGKRRATIRTPDIDAEATAMLTFTFDPEVVPVTDLRETLWREHKIWIQPDFYYGLPNHGLRVSCHTATTEGEIDRLMKALDAILSK; the protein is encoded by the coding sequence ATGATGCAACTTGATTTAAATCTTGAGAAGGTCCGGTCCGAATGGGCTCCACCAAGAGATGGCTCCGCCTATCTCAACACAGGCAGCTGCGGGCGTAAACCCAAGGTCGTTATAGAGTCCTTGAAAAAAGCGCTTGAGCAGACAAACATCAATCCCACCTATTCGGTCTTTTTGGATCAAGAGCCGTGGACGAAAGCTCGCATGGCGGCATCAAGACTTTTTGCCGTTGATCCAACTTCGCTTCTAATTGCGCACAGCACTACCCAAGGCATGCAGATGATCATGCAGAGTTTTCTATTAAAAGAAGGCGACGAAGTAGTAACGACAAATCATGAGCACGGAAGCACAAAGGCTATTTTGCGATTCCTTCAAGAAACTCGCGGCGTAAAAGTTAAAACACACGAGATTGATCCACTTGCCGGAAGCGATATATTCTGCAACGGCATGCTTGATCTTGTTGGACCCAAGACTCGCCTTGTGCAAGTAAGTGAAATTGACTGTGCGTCAGGTTGGCGGCCAAATCTCAATAAACTAGTCAGCGAATTGGAGCATCAGTCCATTCCATTGTTAGTCGACGGCGCGCACGCTCCAGGGCATGGGCAAGTGCGACCAAGCAAGTATCCGTTATGGACAGGTTCCGGTCATAAATGGTTGTGCGGTCCCAACGGGACGGGATTTATTTACGTAGCACCACATTTGGTATCACAACTACAGCCACTTTGGTTGTCAGACAGAGTTTACCTTGGAGAGCCTACCGACCTCTTGCGCTTTGAATATCAAGGCACAACAGATGTTTCAAGACTTGATGGCCTGGCTGAAGCTTGCTTACTTTATGAATCACTGGGAGAGGAAGCCGTTTTTGCCAGACAACGCCAGCTCGTCAAATACTTGCGCCAAGCATTAGATGAAAGATTCACCGGCAAGCGCCGAGCAACAATTCGCACTCCTGATATTGATGCCGAAGCGACAGCCATGCTCACATTTACTTTCGATCCGGAAGTTGTGCCGGTTACTGATTTACGGGAAACGCTATGGCGCGAACACAAAATCTGGATTCAACCTGATTTTTATTATGGACTTCCAAATCATGGGCTCAGGGTTTCCTGCCACACGGCAACAACAGAAGGCGAGATAGACAGATTAATGAAAGCCTTAGACGCAATACTGAGTAAATAG
- a CDS encoding DUF1957 domain-containing protein has protein sequence MSIGSFVLMLHSHLPFYRKAGMWPFGEENFYECVAECYVPILNIVDELWQEGIPAKLTIGITPILAEQMADEHLAHGFIKYINLRIKAAEKDEARFSPRGESPNPTLLQLARFNLNWFQKTLDDYQNKYGKNLIAAFAKFQKLGAIEITTSAATHGFSPLLYTDSSLRCQFKVGVDSYKRHFGQAPKGIWLPECAYRPATEERAGLEKWLHEFGLKYFFTESFVIEGGKTVEVRKDFGPYGSIQYLPVSGRPATGLTTHEAYWLKEYPVAVMGRHEKAGYQVWSAEHGYPGDANYREFHKKDDQSGLHYWRLTSKTTDLGAKEYYNPEAAANRVAENSDHFVGLVQQILTDRLKETGEPSLLMVSFDTELFGHWWFEGVTWIKEVIRKMKHYTAVKMETASEYLENNPPKHAIELPESSWGAGGHWQVWLNKDTEWMWPIIHESEEIMERLAKDHKDADGGLHGRALRQATRELLLLESSDWPFLVTTGQAKDYAIERFEGHLNRFRELTAMLDSGLIVEKRLKELEDIDNCFPDVCHRCFLPVTTTPGAQVGTAVS, from the coding sequence GTGAGCATCGGCTCTTTCGTCTTAATGTTGCACAGCCACCTACCGTTTTACCGGAAGGCAGGCATGTGGCCATTCGGCGAGGAAAACTTTTACGAATGCGTTGCTGAATGTTACGTTCCAATCCTCAACATCGTGGACGAACTTTGGCAAGAAGGCATTCCAGCGAAATTAACTATAGGCATTACACCAATTCTTGCCGAGCAAATGGCTGACGAGCATTTAGCCCACGGCTTCATCAAATACATAAACCTTCGCATTAAAGCAGCGGAAAAAGACGAAGCTCGCTTTAGCCCACGCGGCGAATCGCCAAATCCAACTCTTCTTCAGTTGGCTCGCTTTAATCTCAATTGGTTTCAAAAAACTCTTGATGATTATCAAAACAAATACGGCAAAAACCTTATTGCTGCTTTTGCAAAATTTCAAAAGTTAGGCGCAATCGAAATCACAACATCTGCCGCCACACACGGCTTCTCACCATTGCTCTACACAGATTCATCCTTGCGCTGCCAGTTTAAGGTCGGTGTTGATTCTTACAAGAGACATTTTGGTCAAGCACCAAAAGGCATTTGGCTGCCTGAGTGCGCGTACCGTCCTGCTACTGAAGAGCGTGCGGGATTAGAGAAATGGCTGCACGAGTTTGGATTGAAATACTTTTTCACCGAGTCCTTTGTCATTGAAGGCGGTAAGACTGTCGAAGTGCGCAAAGACTTTGGACCTTATGGCTCCATTCAGTATTTGCCTGTCTCCGGTAGACCAGCCACAGGACTTACAACGCACGAAGCTTACTGGTTGAAAGAATATCCGGTTGCAGTAATGGGCCGTCACGAAAAAGCCGGTTATCAGGTTTGGTCTGCCGAACACGGCTATCCAGGCGATGCCAACTATCGCGAATTCCACAAGAAGGATGATCAATCCGGTTTACACTACTGGCGCCTTACATCAAAGACAACCGATCTCGGTGCCAAAGAGTATTACAATCCGGAAGCTGCAGCTAATCGCGTAGCAGAAAATTCCGATCACTTTGTCGGGCTCGTTCAACAAATTTTGACAGATCGTTTGAAAGAAACCGGCGAGCCATCATTGCTTATGGTCAGCTTCGACACGGAGCTGTTTGGTCACTGGTGGTTTGAAGGTGTTACCTGGATAAAAGAAGTCATTCGCAAGATGAAGCACTACACGGCCGTGAAGATGGAGACTGCTTCCGAGTATTTGGAAAACAATCCACCAAAACACGCCATCGAGTTGCCTGAATCATCTTGGGGTGCCGGTGGACATTGGCAAGTCTGGCTCAACAAAGACACCGAATGGATGTGGCCTATCATTCACGAAAGTGAAGAGATCATGGAACGACTTGCTAAAGATCACAAAGATGCTGATGGCGGTCTTCATGGTCGCGCGCTCAGGCAAGCGACTCGTGAACTGTTGCTTCTAGAATCATCCGATTGGCCATTCCTTGTCACAACAGGACAAGCTAAGGACTACGCTATCGAACGATTTGAAGGACACCTCAATCGTTTCCGCGAGCTAACAGCCATGCTCGACAGTGGTCTCATTGTAGAAAAACGCCTGAAAGAACTGGAAGACATCGACAACTGTTTCCCAGACGTCTGCCACCGCTGCTTTTTGCCAGTGACGACAACGCCAGGTGCTCAGGTTGGCACGGCTGTCAGTTAA
- a CDS encoding SRPBCC family protein, producing MPEGNTVRFHRVLRAPAERIYRAFIDPSAMEKWLPPNGFTGKVHEMDARVGGGYKMSFTNFTTGHSHSFGGKYLELKPYERIRKTDKFDDPNLPGEMEVIVDLRKVSVGTEVNIVQSGIPDMIPTDACYLGWQDSLTLLAMLVEPEISG from the coding sequence ATGCCTGAAGGGAACACTGTTCGCTTCCATCGCGTGCTGCGCGCACCGGCTGAGCGGATTTATCGAGCATTTATTGATCCTTCTGCGATGGAGAAGTGGTTGCCACCAAATGGCTTTACCGGTAAGGTGCATGAAATGGATGCACGCGTAGGCGGCGGCTACAAAATGTCGTTTACGAATTTCACCACAGGGCATTCACATTCTTTTGGCGGTAAGTATCTAGAATTGAAACCGTATGAGCGTATTCGTAAAACGGATAAGTTTGATGATCCAAACCTTCCTGGTGAAATGGAAGTGATAGTTGATCTTAGAAAGGTATCTGTCGGCACGGAAGTGAATATCGTGCAATCGGGTATCCCGGATATGATACCGACTGACGCATGTTATTTAGGCTGGCAAGATTCACTTACTCTTCTTGCCATGCTCGTCGAGCCAGAAATTTCCGGGTAA
- a CDS encoding heavy metal-responsive transcriptional regulator: protein MTPLLRIGEASARAGVNIQTLRYYERRGLIKAPERGSSGYREYTPETVQLVKLIKRAQKFGFSLNEIKHLLDLCENNKANCGKLHDAISSKIADTNEQLAALNGIQQSLKSLVDSCSSNGPLDRCPIMKSLND from the coding sequence ATGACCCCATTGTTAAGGATTGGCGAGGCCTCCGCTCGAGCGGGAGTAAATATTCAAACCCTACGGTATTACGAACGCCGTGGATTAATAAAGGCTCCAGAGCGAGGATCGTCCGGCTACCGCGAATATACCCCAGAGACAGTGCAGTTGGTCAAACTGATCAAGCGCGCTCAAAAGTTTGGTTTCAGCCTCAACGAGATCAAGCACCTCCTCGATCTTTGCGAAAACAATAAAGCAAATTGCGGCAAATTGCATGACGCTATTTCGTCAAAAATTGCCGATACTAACGAGCAGCTGGCTGCACTCAATGGAATTCAGCAATCCCTGAAATCCTTAGTTGATAGTTGTTCTTCTAATGGTCCCTTGGATAGGTGTCCAATTATGAAAAGTCTTAACGATTAG